Below is a genomic region from Rhodococcus sp. WMMA185.
GGCAGAGCGGATTGTCGGGGTACCGTCCCATCCATGACTGCTGCGATCTCGGTGGAGAAGCTGGTCAAGACGTTCGGGACCACACGGGCTCTCGACGGATTGGACCTCGAAGTGAATACGGGCGAGGTACACGGATTCCTTGGTCCCAACGGCTCCGGAAAGTCGACGACCATCAGGGTGCTGCTGGGTCTGCTGCGGGCGGATTCGGGTCACACCCGACTGCTGGGCGGCGATCCGTGGAAGGACGCGGTCTCGCTTCATCGGCGACTCGCCTACGTGCCGGGGGATGTGAATCTCTGGCCCAACCTCACCGGTGGGGAGGCGATAGACCTTCTATCGGGCCTGCGGGGCGGACTCGACGAGTCCAGGCGCAGTGATCTCCTCGAGCGATTCGAACTCGATCCGACGAAGAAGGCGCGCACCTACTCGAAAGGCAATCGGCAGAAGGTGGCGCTCGTGGCGGCGTTCGCGTCGAACGTCGACCTCTACGTTTTGGACGAACCGACGTCGGGGCTGGATCCGCTGATGGATTCAGTTTTTCGGGACTGTATCGGCGAGGCCTCGAACGAGGGAAAGACTGTCCTGCTCTCGAGCCACATCCTCGCCGAGGTCGAGGCATTGTGTGATCGTGTGAGCATCATCAGGGAAGGGCGGACCGTCGAATCGGGTACGTTGGCCGAACTCCGTCACCTCACCCGCACCTCGGTTACCGCGGAGACCGAGCGCCCCGTGACCGGACTCGATTCGATTGCCGGCGTATTCGATGTACGAGTGGACGGACTACACGCGCGCTGCGAGGTGGAGACCAGTGAACTCGGCGCTGTGATGAGCCACCTGTTGCCTTTCGGGATCACTTCGCTCACCTCGAAGCCGCCCACCCTGGAGGAACTATTTCTCCGGCACTACGGCGATGAACTCGAACGCGAAGACGAGAACCACTGGCGCGCCGAGTCGAGGGATCTGTGATGGCAACGCAATTCACCGGAACCACTCGGCTGGTGCGGTTGGCGTTACGGCGCGACCAGATACAACTTTCGGTTTGGCTACTCGTCCTTATTGCTCTACAGGCGATTTCGGCCTCGAGTGTTCTGGGGCTCTACCCGACCGACGAGAGTCTCCGGAGCATCGCCATCGCCACAGCGAACTCTCCAGTTGCGCTAGCCACCAACGGACTCATCTCCGGCTACAGCGGCGGCGCTGTGGTTGCGAGCCAGATCGTCATGCCGCTCTCGCTGGGTGCCGCACTGATGAGCAGTTTGCTTGTGGTCCGCCACACCCGACAAAACGAGGAGACGGGCAGAGCGGAGTTGGTCGGGGCCGCGGTCGTGGGGCGGAAGGCAATGCTCTCTGCTGCCCTGATCGTTGCGATCGCGGCGAACGCGGTTCTTGCCGTAGGCGGCGCGGTGGTCCTCATGGCACAGGGACTTCCCCCGGCCGGGTCGTTGGCGATCGGGCTCGGGATTGCCGGCGCGGGTATTTCCTTTGCGGGAATCGCAGCGGTTACTTCGCAGGTAACGGACGGAGCGCGAACGGCCAACGGACTCGCGGGCGCGGCTCTGGCGGCGGCTTTCGTGCTGCGCGCCGTTGGCGACATGTCCGGAACCGTAGTCGAGGGAGGCACGCGGGTAATCAGCGGCTTTGCCACATGGCTGTCGCCGATCGGATGGGCGGAACAGATGCGCGCCTACGACGACAATGCCTGGTGGGTGCTCTGTTTTCCTGCCGTATTCACGCTCGCAGCAGTGGGTCTCGCGTTCCTCCTCACCGAGCGGCGAGATCTCGGCTCAGGCCTGGTCGCAACACGGCGAGGGCCCGCCCGTGCATCACGGTCCCTGCCGACACCGCTCGGATCTGCGTGGCGGATCCAACGGGGTGTTCTGTTCTGGTGGGCTGTGGGCATCGGATTCATTGCACTCGTATACGGCGCGGTCGGTGATCAGATCGACGATTTCCTCGGTGAGGGCGATCAGGTGGCGGAGGTGATGGGGAAACTCGGGGGGACGTCCGACATGGTGGACGCCTACTTCTCGACCATCTTCGGCACAATGGCGATTGCGGTAAGCGCCTATTCGGTTCAGGCACTGCTGCGGATGCGCACAGAGGAGGCGGCGGGTCGGCTCGAGCCCGTTCTCGCGACCGCGGTCGGACGCCCTCGCTGGCTGTTTGCCCACGTAACGGTGGTGGTGGCCGGTGTGGTCGTACTGCAAATAGTCACCGGGGCCGCGATGGGGCTCGCCTACGGTCTGGTCACATCGGATGTGCCGGGCAATGTGGCTGATTTGACCGTGGCGTCCTTGGTCTTCGTGCCTGCAATCCTGGTGGTGGCCGCCATTGCCGTTCTGCTCTTCGGGGGCCTCCCGTTGTGGGCGTCCGGGCTTTCCTGGGCTGCGCTCGCATTGTCCCTGCTGTTCGGGTTGCTCGGTCCACTACTCGGATTGCCGGATTTCGTACGCAACCTGTCGCCGTTCAGTCACGTGCCGCCCGTTCCCGCCGCTGATGTGACGGGCGCGCCGTTGATGTGGATGGTGGCGATCGCAGTCGCAGTGGCGGCGACCGGTGTCGCGCTGTTCCGGCGGCGTGATCTGGTCATCTAGCCGCCTGCCGACCCTGGCCGACTCGAACTGTCGGACGAGATGTCCGGAGTCGGCTTTGCAGTGTTTCCT
It encodes:
- a CDS encoding ABC transporter ATP-binding protein gives rise to the protein MTAAISVEKLVKTFGTTRALDGLDLEVNTGEVHGFLGPNGSGKSTTIRVLLGLLRADSGHTRLLGGDPWKDAVSLHRRLAYVPGDVNLWPNLTGGEAIDLLSGLRGGLDESRRSDLLERFELDPTKKARTYSKGNRQKVALVAAFASNVDLYVLDEPTSGLDPLMDSVFRDCIGEASNEGKTVLLSSHILAEVEALCDRVSIIREGRTVESGTLAELRHLTRTSVTAETERPVTGLDSIAGVFDVRVDGLHARCEVETSELGAVMSHLLPFGITSLTSKPPTLEELFLRHYGDELEREDENHWRAESRDL
- a CDS encoding ABC transporter permease, whose protein sequence is MATQFTGTTRLVRLALRRDQIQLSVWLLVLIALQAISASSVLGLYPTDESLRSIAIATANSPVALATNGLISGYSGGAVVASQIVMPLSLGAALMSSLLVVRHTRQNEETGRAELVGAAVVGRKAMLSAALIVAIAANAVLAVGGAVVLMAQGLPPAGSLAIGLGIAGAGISFAGIAAVTSQVTDGARTANGLAGAALAAAFVLRAVGDMSGTVVEGGTRVISGFATWLSPIGWAEQMRAYDDNAWWVLCFPAVFTLAAVGLAFLLTERRDLGSGLVATRRGPARASRSLPTPLGSAWRIQRGVLFWWAVGIGFIALVYGAVGDQIDDFLGEGDQVAEVMGKLGGTSDMVDAYFSTIFGTMAIAVSAYSVQALLRMRTEEAAGRLEPVLATAVGRPRWLFAHVTVVVAGVVVLQIVTGAAMGLAYGLVTSDVPGNVADLTVASLVFVPAILVVAAIAVLLFGGLPLWASGLSWAALALSLLFGLLGPLLGLPDFVRNLSPFSHVPPVPAADVTGAPLMWMVAIAVAVAATGVALFRRRDLVI